A stretch of Deltaproteobacteria bacterium DNA encodes these proteins:
- a CDS encoding PAS domain-containing protein — protein sequence MARELQHLVDPAFLGEIIDHIAHPIFIKDRQFRWVLLNQAFAEMVGYPREEMLGKSDFDFFPEAEARFFRAKDVEMFSSSKPVFIEEEPITDGRGNRHILATTKVPLSGPDGRVMYLVGIIHDITQLKTAQDALREANAALDQRVAERTAELHAARDELVRKERLAVLGRLAGGVAHQIRNPLGAITNALAILRRELGPDAGPTVAGALQVIHDEAWAANRIITDLLDYARVRRPSRTQIDLRHVVERVLALEELPRGVTCTVELDELPPIEADFEQLTGALGNLVRNAIEALPHGGTITITGKREGEQLLLTVRDSGAGVPASIRERLFQPLVTTKPLGIGLGLTTARSLVENHGGTLRECGGAEGACFELRLPIEPAPEVTPVAPAG from the coding sequence GTGGCGAGAGAGCTTCAGCACCTGGTCGACCCGGCCTTTCTGGGCGAGATCATCGACCACATCGCGCACCCCATCTTCATCAAGGACCGTCAGTTCCGCTGGGTGCTGCTCAACCAGGCCTTTGCAGAGATGGTGGGCTACCCGCGCGAGGAGATGCTGGGCAAGAGCGACTTCGACTTCTTCCCGGAGGCCGAGGCGCGCTTCTTCCGCGCCAAGGACGTGGAGATGTTCTCTTCGTCGAAGCCGGTGTTCATCGAAGAGGAGCCCATCACCGACGGCCGCGGCAACCGGCACATCCTGGCCACCACCAAGGTGCCGCTCTCCGGGCCCGATGGGCGCGTGATGTACCTGGTGGGCATCATCCACGACATCACCCAGCTCAAGACCGCGCAGGACGCGCTGCGGGAGGCGAACGCCGCGCTCGATCAGCGCGTGGCCGAGCGCACCGCGGAGCTCCACGCGGCGCGCGACGAGCTGGTGCGCAAGGAGCGGCTCGCGGTGCTGGGGCGGCTCGCGGGCGGCGTGGCCCACCAGATTCGAAACCCGCTCGGCGCCATCACGAACGCGCTGGCCATTTTGCGGCGCGAGCTCGGCCCGGACGCGGGCCCCACGGTCGCGGGCGCGCTGCAGGTGATCCACGACGAGGCCTGGGCCGCCAACCGCATCATCACCGACCTGCTCGACTACGCGCGCGTGCGCCGTCCTTCGCGCACCCAGATCGATCTGCGGCACGTGGTGGAGCGCGTGCTGGCGTTGGAGGAGCTGCCGCGCGGCGTGACGTGCACGGTCGAGCTCGACGAGCTGCCACCCATCGAGGCCGACTTCGAGCAGCTCACGGGCGCGCTCGGCAACCTGGTGAGAAACGCCATCGAGGCGCTCCCTCACGGCGGCACCATCACCATCACCGGCAAGCGCGAAGGCGAGCAGCTCCTGCTCACGGTGCGCGACTCCGGAGCGGGCGTCCCGGCGAGCATTCGCGAGCGACTCTTCCAGCCGCTGGTCACCACCAAGCCCCTGGGCATCGGGCTGGGGCTGACGACGGCGCGCTCGCTCGTGGAGAACCACGGTGGCACGCTCCGCGAGTGCGGCGGCGCCGAGGGCGCGTGCTTCGAGCTTCGCCTGCCCATCGAGCCCGCACCCGAAGTCACGCCGGTGGCGCCCGCTGGCTGA
- a CDS encoding MBL fold metallo-hydrolase → MRITHIGTATVLLELGALRVLTDPALDPPGRTYHFGFGTRSIKNRAPTLPPEGLGRIDAVLLSHDHHADNLDEAGRAMLPSVARVVTTPSGSKRLAALGNVSGLAPWQSTELERDGVRVKVTATPARHGPPLSRPVAGEVVGFVLESPGLSQGPIYISGDTVWFGGVAEVAQRFRVGTALLHMGGVSFPISGPLRYTFNSDEAVRAAEALGAKTVIPIHYDGWTHFREQRANSERNLEKLGARVRWLKQGEPTELEV, encoded by the coding sequence ATTCGAATCACGCACATCGGCACGGCGACGGTGCTGCTCGAGCTGGGCGCGCTGCGGGTCCTCACCGATCCTGCGCTCGACCCGCCGGGCCGCACCTACCACTTCGGCTTCGGCACGCGCTCCATCAAGAACCGCGCGCCCACGCTGCCGCCCGAGGGGCTCGGCCGCATCGACGCCGTGCTGCTCAGCCACGACCACCACGCCGACAACCTCGACGAGGCCGGCCGCGCCATGCTCCCCAGCGTCGCGCGCGTCGTCACCACGCCCTCGGGTTCAAAGCGACTCGCGGCGCTCGGGAATGTGTCGGGCCTCGCGCCGTGGCAGAGCACGGAGCTCGAGCGCGACGGCGTTCGCGTGAAGGTCACCGCCACGCCCGCGCGGCACGGACCGCCCTTGTCGCGTCCCGTCGCCGGCGAGGTGGTGGGCTTCGTGCTGGAGTCGCCCGGGCTCAGCCAGGGACCCATCTACATCTCTGGCGACACGGTGTGGTTCGGCGGCGTGGCCGAGGTTGCTCAGCGCTTTCGCGTGGGCACCGCGCTCTTGCACATGGGCGGCGTGTCGTTCCCCATCAGTGGGCCGCTGCGCTACACCTTCAACAGCGATGAGGCCGTGCGCGCCGCGGAGGCGCTTGGCGCGAAGACCGTCATCCCCATTCACTACGACGGCTGGACGCACTTTCGCGAGCAGCGTGCCAACTCCGAGCGCAACCTCGAGAAGCTGGGTGCGCGCGTGCGCTGGCTGAAGCAGGGCGAGCCGACCGAGCTCGAGGTGTAA
- a CDS encoding YkgJ family cysteine cluster protein, producing MSLSTLCQACGLCCDGSLFTFVSVDAEQGKKLLARDVALELRKDGVYRLHQRCASLEGTRCQIYEDRPGPCRSYVCLLGTALQEGELSLRDSLELVAQAHARIAELDATLPVRADARTGTVQRVRQSRAGEGPALPDDAVAAWERVRDLLQRVFTGRHGMR from the coding sequence ATGTCGCTCTCCACCCTCTGCCAGGCCTGCGGACTCTGCTGCGACGGCTCGCTGTTCACATTCGTGTCCGTCGACGCCGAGCAGGGAAAGAAGCTGCTCGCGCGCGACGTGGCCTTGGAGCTGCGCAAGGACGGCGTGTACCGCCTGCACCAGCGCTGCGCTTCGCTCGAGGGCACGCGCTGCCAGATCTACGAGGATCGTCCCGGGCCGTGCCGGAGCTACGTGTGCCTCCTGGGCACGGCGCTGCAGGAAGGGGAGCTCTCGCTTCGAGACTCGCTGGAGCTCGTGGCCCAGGCGCACGCGCGCATCGCCGAGCTCGACGCCACCCTGCCCGTCCGTGCCGACGCGAGGACGGGCACCGTGCAGCGCGTGCGTCAGTCGCGCGCGGGTGAAGGGCCGGCGCTTCCGGACGACGCCGTGGCCGCGTGGGAGCGCGTGCGCGATTTGTTGCAGCGCGTCTTCACTGGGCGGCACGGGATGCGGTGA
- a CDS encoding ASPIC/UnbV domain-containing protein, producing the protein MPGLMDQSFSGNEEDTLFMNDGHGHFTDCAAQARVDMRTDGRASAWADLDNDGDLDLVMHQMQSPELRVLRNDLPAGRHWLEVALHGTKSNRMGIGAKVTACAGSSCQVRWIKAGHGYESQGPAVAHFGLGGIEKLDTLKVEWPSGADQELHDVAVDRHVMWTEGEKDVHDARAPKVQLGPPPPPPLTLDALVKAATPGESSDTLLSAAKSGKPVLVNLWSPGCKPCGVEAPVLAARVQQCGEAFARVGLSTEPELAASKTGAAKLGLTWPISTASEAQLRILDDALDGISLPTTLAFDANGRLTGAVVGAATDAALNGLVNCPAHEAAK; encoded by the coding sequence ATGCCCGGCTTGATGGACCAGTCCTTCAGCGGCAACGAGGAGGACACGCTGTTCATGAATGACGGCCACGGGCATTTCACGGACTGCGCCGCGCAGGCGCGCGTGGACATGCGCACGGACGGCCGCGCGTCGGCCTGGGCGGACCTCGACAACGACGGCGACCTCGACCTGGTGATGCACCAGATGCAGAGCCCCGAGCTGCGCGTGCTTCGCAACGACCTCCCTGCGGGCCGCCACTGGCTCGAGGTCGCGCTGCACGGGACGAAGAGCAATCGCATGGGGATCGGCGCCAAGGTCACGGCGTGCGCCGGCAGCAGCTGTCAGGTGCGCTGGATCAAGGCAGGCCACGGCTACGAATCTCAGGGACCCGCGGTTGCACACTTTGGGCTTGGAGGAATCGAGAAGCTCGACACTTTGAAAGTGGAGTGGCCGTCCGGCGCAGACCAGGAGCTCCACGATGTCGCGGTGGATCGCCACGTCATGTGGACCGAGGGTGAAAAGGACGTCCACGATGCGCGGGCGCCGAAGGTTCAGCTCGGTCCCCCGCCACCACCGCCGCTGACGCTCGACGCCCTCGTCAAAGCAGCGACGCCCGGCGAGTCGAGCGACACACTCTTGAGTGCAGCGAAGTCAGGCAAGCCGGTACTCGTGAATCTCTGGTCGCCGGGGTGCAAGCCGTGCGGTGTCGAGGCGCCCGTCCTCGCGGCCCGCGTTCAGCAGTGTGGCGAAGCGTTCGCGCGCGTCGGCCTCTCGACGGAGCCGGAGCTCGCCGCCAGCAAGACCGGCGCTGCCAAGCTCGGGCTCACGTGGCCCATCTCGACCGCGAGTGAAGCGCAGCTCCGCATCCTCGACGACGCGCTCGATGGCATCTCCCTTCCCACCACGCTGGCTTTCGACGCGAATGGCAGGCTCACCGGCGCCGTGGTGGGCGCCGCGACAGACGCTGCGCTGAACGGGCTCGTGAACTGTCCGGCGCATGAGGCCGCGAAATGA
- a CDS encoding DUF3179 domain-containing protein: MDEAEATTSHTHATGKAGATGDLGLSPGLSRDFALPLNNPGLVDAAHATFMKPTDLVVGVVVAGQARAYPWWVLSNYHVVNDTVELPVGGKAEMSQPGYKYPHAPQSYGARYVPLLITYCELCNGGAAFIPEVDKRSLVFMMTESHFSQTGGNFDAFAIYTICDLETQSRWHPMSGLAMSGPLKGTQLTRIPAFHDHWEDWVKKHPDTKVVEGAEELRHRAHLHGRDYAKWDPVKGEAPPFPGLYETLGEHPELINNQLPVDTLVLGVTTTDHKKSMVYTVERLRELGGLVQHDLNGEPYVLILSGPISATAYSRKLPGSPSVVLNFKVQSQSPFVMVDDSGTTWNEFGEALSGKYAGKRLQIGDAYVAKWSEYPIGKGKIEILRN, from the coding sequence GTGGATGAGGCGGAAGCGACGACAAGCCACACCCACGCCACTGGGAAGGCTGGAGCGACCGGCGACCTCGGCCTCTCGCCGGGCCTCTCGCGCGACTTCGCGCTGCCGCTCAACAACCCGGGACTCGTGGACGCCGCGCACGCGACGTTCATGAAGCCCACGGATCTCGTGGTGGGCGTGGTCGTCGCCGGGCAGGCGCGCGCGTACCCGTGGTGGGTGCTCTCGAACTACCACGTGGTCAACGACACCGTTGAGCTCCCCGTCGGCGGCAAGGCCGAGATGAGCCAACCGGGTTACAAGTATCCCCACGCGCCGCAGAGCTACGGCGCGCGCTACGTGCCGTTGCTCATCACCTACTGCGAGCTGTGCAATGGCGGCGCGGCGTTCATCCCCGAGGTCGACAAGCGCTCGCTCGTGTTCATGATGACCGAGAGTCACTTCAGCCAGACCGGCGGCAACTTCGATGCATTCGCGATTTATACAATTTGCGATCTCGAAACCCAGAGCCGCTGGCACCCCATGAGCGGCCTGGCCATGAGTGGCCCTCTGAAGGGCACGCAGCTCACGCGCATCCCCGCGTTCCACGACCACTGGGAAGACTGGGTGAAGAAGCACCCGGACACGAAGGTCGTCGAGGGCGCCGAGGAGCTGCGGCACCGGGCGCACCTGCACGGGCGCGACTACGCCAAGTGGGATCCCGTGAAGGGCGAGGCGCCGCCCTTCCCTGGCTTGTACGAGACCCTCGGCGAGCATCCCGAGCTCATCAACAACCAGCTCCCCGTGGACACGCTGGTCCTCGGCGTGACGACCACGGATCACAAGAAGTCCATGGTCTACACGGTCGAGCGCCTGCGCGAGCTCGGCGGCCTGGTGCAGCACGACCTCAACGGCGAGCCCTACGTCCTCATCCTGAGCGGCCCCATCAGCGCCACCGCCTACAGCCGCAAGCTGCCGGGCAGCCCCTCGGTAGTTTTGAATTTCAAGGTTCAGTCGCAGTCGCCGTTCGTGATGGTCGACGACTCGGGCACCACCTGGAACGAATTCGGCGAGGCCCTCTCGGGGAAGTATGCAGGCAAGCGCTTGCAGATCGGCGATGCCTACGTGGCGAAGTGGTCCGAGTACCCCATCGGCAAGGGGAAGATCGAGATACTTCGCAACTGA